The following DNA comes from Bacillota bacterium.
TCTCCACGAAGGCTGGAATGGCCACGAGGTCGATTCCGTTGGGAGCGACGAAACCCCGGGTGATGGCAATGGCCTTGACCGCTTGGTTGACCGCCCCGGCCCCGACCGCTTGCACCTCGGCCAGTCCCTTCTCGCGCAGGACTGCCGCGAGAGCGCCGGCCACGGACTTGGGCTTCGATTGGGCAGAGACTTTGAGGACTTCCATGCTTCATAGCCTCCTTACGCGGTGTGGAGAAAGAACGGAAGGTGTTTTGTATTGTAGATTGTCGACTAGGGTATTCGCCCCGAACGGGGAGATTCCTGCCCCTCGTCTGAAAATAACATCGACTTCAGGCGATTGGAGGCTGCTCGGCTGTAGTTTTCAAAAGGACCCTCTAGCGAAAATGCGGGCCGACCTGGGGGATCTCCGTTCCCTAACCCCGGGGCACGGTGGCGGCGGCGACGATCGCCCCGGCCGGCAATCCGCTTTCTTCGGACGGGTTATCCACCCGGACCGGTGGCCACCCCTTGGCCCTCTCTTCTCCCGCGACCTCCGGCTTCATCCCGGGCTTGGCGCCGGTCGGCCCCGGCTTCTTACGCCCGCGCCCGCCGGCTTTGCGCTCAACCTTCTCCAGGGCCTTGCGGGCGGCGACCTGCTCGGCCTCTTTCTTGCTGGTCCCCTTACCCCGAGCCAGGACCCGGCCAGCCAGGCAGACCCCGACCGTGAAGACCTTGGCGTGGTCCGGCCCGGCCTCGGTGAGCAATTGGTAGCTGAGACCGTTGGCCTCTCTCTGCATCTTCTCTTGGAGGGCCGTCTTGTAATCCGACGGCTGCCCCCCGGTCCCGGCAGCCTCCAGGGCCGGCCCCAACAATCGCAGGACGAGGTCCTTCGAGGCGGTCAGGCCTCGGTCGAGGTAGACCGCCCCGACCACGGCCTCGAAGGCGTCGGCGAGGAGCGACCGTCGCGTCCGGCCGCCCGAAGCCTCCTCTCCCCGCCCCAGGTACATATGCTCGCCCAGGTTGACCTCGCGGGCCTTCTCGGCCAAAGAGGCCTCGCAGACGACGACCGCTCGGATCCGCGTCAGGTCGCCTTCAGGCAGGTCGCTGAAGCGGCGGTAGAGATAGTCGCTGACGCTGATCTGGAGGACGGCATCGCCCAGAAACTCGAGGCGTTCATTGTCCTCGATCCGGCTGTCCCGTCGTTCGTTGGCGAAGGACGAGTGGGTCAGCGCCTTGAGCAATAGCGGCGGCCGCTTCATGCGGAGGCCGAGCTTCTCTTGAAGTCGGCGGAGGTTCTCGTCAGGAGAGGCGTAATCGGTGGTATCCACGGCCGTAGGCGTAAGCGGCAAGGGCCTCACCCCTTAGTGCTCTCGGCGCTAATATGTTCGTCTTGGGAGTATTTCTTGACGATCAGCGTGGCGTTCTGGCCGCCGAATCCGAAGGAGTTGCTCATCGCCACGCGGACATCGGCCGGTCTGGCTTGGTTCGGGACGTAGTCGAGGTCGCATTCAGGGTCCGGCCTCTCGAGGTTGACCGTCGGCGGGATGAGGCCCTCCTGGATGGCCAGGACACAGGCGATGAACTCGACCGCTCCGGCCGCTCCGAGGAGGTGGCCGGTCATCGACTTGGTTGAACTCACGGCCAGCCGTCTGGGGTGGTCACCGAAGACCCGTTTGATCGCCCGGGTCTCCCCGACGTCGCCCTTGGGGGTCGACGTCCCATGAGCGTTCAGGTAATCGACCTCATCGATTTGAAGACCACTGTCCCGCAAGGCCAGGGCCATTGAGCGCCGGCCGCCGTCCCCCTCCGGGGCCGGCTCGACCATGTGATAGGCGTCGGCGGTCAGGCCGTACCCGACAACTTCCGCCCGGATCCGCGCGCCTCTTGAGAGGGCGTGATCAAGGGTCTCGAGAACGATCATCCCCGCCCCCTCGCCGATGACGAACCCGTCGCGATCGGCGTCGAATGGCCTTGAAGCCCGCTCGGGCTCGTCGTTTCGAGTCGACAGGGCCTTCATGGCCGAAAAACCCCCGACGGCGAGAGGCAGCACGGCCGCCTCGGTCCCGCCGGCGATCATCACCTCGGCCTCTCCACGCTGCAGATAGCGCATGGCCTCGCCGATGGCGTTGGCCCCGGAAGCGCAGGCGGTCTGAATCGTCAGGCACGGCCCCTTGGCCTGCAAAGCGATGGAAATGTGGCCGGCGGCGATGTTCCCGATCATCATCGGCACGAAGAAGGGGCTCATCCGACCGGGGCCTTTTTGGGCCAGGACGGCGAACTGGTCGCCGAGGGTCTCCATGCCGCCGATGCCGCTCCCGAGGATGACCCCGGTGGCTTCGGCTTCATAGGCCTCGGGCGCGAGTCCTGCGTCGGCGACGGCCATCCGCGAAGTGGCCACCGCGAAATGGGTGAAACGGTCCATCCGGCGGGCTTCCTTGCGGTCGATGAAATCGGCGGCCTCGAAGCCCTTGACCTCCCCGGCAATCCGGCAATCAAATCCGGTCGGGTCGAAATGGGTGATCCGGGCAATCCCGGAGCGGCCGTTCCGCAGACCGTCCCAGAAAGCGTCAAGGCCGATGCCCAAGGGGGTGATCGCCCCCATTCCGGTCACCATGACCCTCTTCTTGTCCATAAGTCTCCAAGTCTCCCAACCCGGCTCAGGCGGTCTGGCGATTTTGACCGGCGAGCCCATTAGTTTAAAGAAGCCCCGGGGGATCCGCCCTCGG
Coding sequences within:
- a CDS encoding stage V sporulation protein S, with protein sequence MEVLKVSAQSKPKSVAGALAAVLREKGLAEVQAVGAGAVNQAVKAIAITRGFVAPNGIDLVAIPAFVEIQIDGEERTAIKFIVQPR
- the rnc gene encoding ribonuclease III translates to MPLTPTAVDTTDYASPDENLRRLQEKLGLRMKRPPLLLKALTHSSFANERRDSRIEDNERLEFLGDAVLQISVSDYLYRRFSDLPEGDLTRIRAVVVCEASLAEKAREVNLGEHMYLGRGEEASGGRTRRSLLADAFEAVVGAVYLDRGLTASKDLVLRLLGPALEAAGTGGQPSDYKTALQEKMQREANGLSYQLLTEAGPDHAKVFTVGVCLAGRVLARGKGTSKKEAEQVAARKALEKVERKAGGRGRKKPGPTGAKPGMKPEVAGEERAKGWPPVRVDNPSEESGLPAGAIVAAATVPRG
- the fabF gene encoding beta-ketoacyl-ACP synthase II, which translates into the protein MDKKRVMVTGMGAITPLGIGLDAFWDGLRNGRSGIARITHFDPTGFDCRIAGEVKGFEAADFIDRKEARRMDRFTHFAVATSRMAVADAGLAPEAYEAEATGVILGSGIGGMETLGDQFAVLAQKGPGRMSPFFVPMMIGNIAAGHISIALQAKGPCLTIQTACASGANAIGEAMRYLQRGEAEVMIAGGTEAAVLPLAVGGFSAMKALSTRNDEPERASRPFDADRDGFVIGEGAGMIVLETLDHALSRGARIRAEVVGYGLTADAYHMVEPAPEGDGGRRSMALALRDSGLQIDEVDYLNAHGTSTPKGDVGETRAIKRVFGDHPRRLAVSSTKSMTGHLLGAAGAVEFIACVLAIQEGLIPPTVNLERPDPECDLDYVPNQARPADVRVAMSNSFGFGGQNATLIVKKYSQDEHISAESTKG